The segment AgacgtgttttatttttttatattaatagCTGGCAGAACGGTAAATTGAAAAGGACAACCAAATCAACACAGTTATTGATCCAACATCAAAGCAGCAGTCCATCTTCCACGGTTGTCCTTAACGACACGTTTATTTCATGCAGAAGAGTCTGTAAACTTTATGGATCCATCACATCAGCCAGAAAATATCGTTTAACATCACTGACTCCGatataaaagtgttttattgtcAATTCAGCGCCACCCGTCTCTGGTCGTGTATGTGGCCATCGATAGCTACCAACTTTAACACTCAACATTATTTGGAACACAACGCAGGAATAGAAACAATATTATAAATAAGAGTGAGAATGGCAAAAGACGCGGCAGGAAGATGAGTAAAAATCTTAATCGCCCTTAAACACATACATTAAATGCGTGGCGTCTCAGTGTGATGGCGTGATGGCGCTTAGATTTGTTTCCTttgcctgattggctgctggttTATTTAGTTTAGTGTTACTGTTCTCTTCTAACGTTAGACAGAATGGACAAATGAGAAAACCATTTACCATGACACACAAACTAGAAACAAAACTGATTGTATACAGTTAGTGGTCGCTCCATCATCACTCAACAGGGACATCAGTCAGGTTGCTATGGTTACCTCCAGAGAGCAAAGGCTGTTCTGAGCATTCTAAATAtgtcttgttttgtttaaagactgtctctcattttctcctctgTAAAGGAATACTGAGGTGGTGTGCTGCGACCTTCACCTGTCAGCTGACCTGCTGACGAACTGAGCGCGCTCAGTAGGGGGGCTCCCctcaacacgcacacgcacacacgttttGGTTTCAACAATAAAGGTGATTtgaagcctcctcctcctctgtgtgtggAACTTTAGCTGCATCGCGATGATAATCCAATAACAGATGATGATGTTTGTAACGAAAGATCATGACATTGTGAGAAAACAATCGGTCCTGGCCTCCTTTCAGTTTGACCTTCGTCTGTCGCTCCGTGTTGTTCTGGTTATGCAGAATGACTTCACTCCATGGAGACTCCTTTTTCTGTGTCTCCTTCAGGATCACTTTAGACCTCCATCATGGTGCTCGCCGACCTGGGGAGGAAGATCACCTCGGCGCTGAGGTCGCTCAGCAACGCCACCATCATCAATGAAGAGGTAACCATGACCCAGTCTGGTATTATCTGATGGCGCAGTGGTAGCGCTGTTgccgcacagcaagaaggtcacaggttcaaacctgacttgcggcctttctgcgaggagttttgcatgttctctctccGGGTTAGCGGATttgaatgtgaatgaatgaatcattcaAATGTTCAGTGGTGGTTGGTTCGATCTGAGTCACAGTTGAAAGTCACCCAAGGCGTCGAGGCAGACTAAAATCAGTCTGTGTTTGGGTTCCAGGTTTTAAACGCCATGTTGAAGGAGGTGTGTGCCGCTCTGCTGGAGGCCGACGTCAACATCAAACTGGTGAAGCAGCTGAGAGAAAACGTCAGGTGAGCGTCGGACACCGAGTCCGGATCCAGCATGATCGAACCTGGCCCAGGCAGGTCCCACAGCTGGACGGTGTGCCTTTCTGTCCCCGCAGGGCTGCCATAGATCTGGAGGAGATGGCGTCGGGTCTGAACAAGAGGAGGATGATCCAACACGCTGTTTTCAAGGAGCTCGTCAAGGTCGGCTCGTCAGGCTTTGAGAGGCCTGTCAGTTTTAGATTTACAGAGAATAAatattgaaccccccccccaaaaaaacccaaacatgtACTGTGTATTTACAGCTGGTGGACCCTGGTGTAAAGGCCTGGACCCCCACCAAAGGAAAGAACAATGTCATCATGTTTGTTGGTCTCCAGGGCAGCGGGAAAACAACAACCTGCTCCAAGGTGACGTCACACGCCGGCGGCATGGACCCGCCTCCTGCATTGATAGGCTGTCAGccagagcgccccctgctgtctgTCGTCTGGCTGACTTCTCTTTCGGTTTTGGTTTTAGCTCGCTTACTACTACCAGAGAAAAGGCTGGAAGACCTGCTTGATCTGTGCTGACACTTTCAGAGCCGGTACTCAACACCcctcacacgtgcacacacgcgcacacgcacacacacacacgcacactgaagACCGCCCTTCACATCCGCCTCACCTGTGCTTCAAGATTTATTGCATGAGCCTTCCCCTGCTGGTTTGCTTCTCTCCatcgctcctcctctcttctctcaggCGCCTTTGACCAGTTGAAACAGAACGCCACCAAAGCCAGAATCCCGTTCTACGGCAGGTGAGCTGGTCCTTGACGCCGGACGGGTGTAGGACCTGCTGTTGTCTGACTGTTGTGTGCAGTTACACAGAGATGGACCCCGTGGTGATCGCTGCAGAGGGCGTGGAGAAGTTCAAGACGGAGAACTTTGAGATCATCATCGTGGACACCAGCGGTcgacacaaacaggaagactcGCTGTTCGAGGAGATGCTGCAAGTGTCCAACGCCGTGGTGAGTCCATGAACGCACCACCTCAGGCCCGCAGGTCTTATCTGGACGACGTAGACGGGCCGGCACCTGCAGCGGCGCGTTACATACCCGTCactgtttccatagcaaccagaCAACATTGTTTATGTGATGGATGCGTCGATTGGTCAAGCCTGTGAATCACAAGCCAAAGCTTTTAAAGACAAAGTGGACGTAGCGTCCgtgatcatcaccaaactggACGGCCACgccaaaggaggaggagctctaAGCGCGTGAGACAACCTTCCTTTGCTTCACGGCGCCGTCGTGGGGACATTTCTCTGTTTCCCGCTTGCTGTGTGACATCATTCCGTTGTTTCCTGTCAGCGTGGCCGCCACCAGGAGTCCCATCATCTTCATCGGAACTGGGGAACACATAGACGACTTCGAGCCCTTTAAAACGCAGCCGTTCATCAGCAAACTGCTCGGTAAGTTCAATATGGACAGTGAGTTATTACCTGGTGAATAAGGCGTGGCCTTAAGCGTTTCCGTGGAAACCTTTGGTAActtctcttcttcctgtcaGGGATGGGCGACATCGAGGGTTTGATCGACAGAGTGAACGAGCTGAAACTGGACGACAACGAGGAGCTGATCGACAAA is part of the Brachionichthys hirsutus isolate HB-005 chromosome 18, CSIRO-AGI_Bhir_v1, whole genome shotgun sequence genome and harbors:
- the srp54 gene encoding signal recognition particle subunit SRP54; its protein translation is MVLADLGRKITSALRSLSNATIINEEVLNAMLKEVCAALLEADVNIKLVKQLRENVRAAIDLEEMASGLNKRRMIQHAVFKELVKLVDPGVKAWTPTKGKNNVIMFVGLQGSGKTTTCSKLAYYYQRKGWKTCLICADTFRAGAFDQLKQNATKARIPFYGSYTEMDPVVIAAEGVEKFKTENFEIIIVDTSGRHKQEDSLFEEMLQVSNAVQPDNIVYVMDASIGQACESQAKAFKDKVDVASVIITKLDGHAKGGGALSAVAATRSPIIFIGTGEHIDDFEPFKTQPFISKLLGMGDIEGLIDRVNELKLDDNEELIDKLKHGQFTLRDMYEQFQNIMKMGPFGQIMGMIPGFGTDFMSKGNEQESMARLKKLMTIMDSMNDQELDSKDGAKLFSKQPNRIQRVARGSGVATRDVQELLTQYTKFAQMVKKMGGIKGLFKGGDMSKNVNPSQMAKLNQQMAKMMDPRVLHHMGGMAGLQSMMRQFQQGAAGNMKGMMGFNNM